The Eublepharis macularius isolate TG4126 chromosome 11, MPM_Emac_v1.0, whole genome shotgun sequence genome includes a region encoding these proteins:
- the SAMD9L gene encoding sterile alpha motif domain-containing protein 9-like, with the protein MGKKRAKDKSIKKNDQQNLPEKIEDWTKEHVKQWVTDELKLEEKHGNTLFQQDVTGTILKLLSKQDFIDMGITYGPAIQIMHALKGRDDPGEGTSKVPSKEPSTETLNAKPSMKNRDEGRMEENDQGKSKSADIYIPTELTKPECTEQPMPAIQKAMDNVNGQENGNNPLPTRQTCLPYPFDDFHSGHRYIQQHVLSIPETGPLNLIEPAHEFKLFTNAIENATEENLKMKFCNEVFRFAAACMNSRTNGTIHLGVRDKPHGEIAGVKVENKDVYISYFNAMIKKYFENVVDVAKGCIREPRFVEVLQQNNTASETFVIEVDVVPKHSVCQSKYFPSKMYNYDTQKMESYFFIRDGASSKNLPEHGKERKLFISELDKLAALRKEAEEEHREKRKKRDGEGHKLVSLLTGNNDLLDNSHYDWYILVLNKCHPSDIQHVHFLQEINIFAVLEFDPESASNGVVKAFRENRAANLHIPKKYQKPGNSASETTEELNLYQQPSWIFCNGMSHLSGETFQPLNPSLWQQQRAAEVRKLISFLSRPDIMPRGKFLVVFLLLSKVEDPGDPMIEVFCTFYQELQGLDDMLCICIGGKTYQRWKDLLQARFIEPDALADRCISNLSLEMVNGTILKLKSVTQTSQRFLPSKGFSSSILSKKDEDCMTALEILCENECKDTEIEKDKDRFSKFKKSQEENFYRGGKVSWWNFYFSSENYSLSFIKRDTYEKLEELIESEPQSPKQSSTKIINLYHHPGCGGTTLAMHILWELRKKFRCAVLKNKTLDFAEIGTQLTTLITYGTSNQSDYLPVLLLVDDFEEQENVYLLQHAIQSAITEKGIRYENPLVIILNCMRSQNPGESSKSNSLNSIALKQNLSVKEQRAFEEKLKEIEDQYEHPEDFYSFMIMKKNFDQQYIENVVKNTLKGLNVTSKQAQLISFLALLNSYVTESTISVSQCEEFLGISTKKAYWGRESLEDKMGNCSNIIIQTEVQERGRYKGVRISHSLIAKQCLEEFKQTYKLTKSEITLLLLQNNLFYDTGIGRDKIQQDVQSMLLTRHRKEHGDDTDTLFSPLIEAIQKEERGTEVERVLSEGAQRFNQNVFLSQALARHFYIKEKKFDVALEWAMKARKGAPNNSYISDTLGQVYKSEIKYRLEENAQKSIISVDVLKDLLELAKNASGAFKVSQQQTENKESEREDFQSTKYKRRYEIYNTSGYLGEIETGLYTIEILECTPLFNKKDELSRKHLIHFLSGNQGIPKSTWNTESEEYRLILEDYGSYLGTLQGSFKKAFDFFENYFVFLKPKNPEKEIVELKIRKKVQEFFKKYVEIFCKSDFDLLMNSKLSSSLQVENYRKSLEGSKADKFSGLLEHLSNHEKAISKLEDIVKKYNILLAQSSTKFLQRDKQNFILANIILHCLNPKSKMVRSFSELKEQLRTILQSVDLEHRFAEPYFLASLLFWPENQKQLDKDSKQMEKYINSLRKAFNRQYWQMCRSKQPIALFYLGKGSNLNKFIHKGKIDQSFSTWSNNELSALWQSGEIWKTKNAKYLLLRLTGKAEDNIVYVDYGIDEDLKIPARPVFLGQLKSGRSIERVSFYLGFSIGGLIAYDIEII; encoded by the exons ATGGGGAAGAAAAG ggctaAAGACAAAAGTATTAAGAAAAATGACCAGCAAAATTTGCCTGAAAAAATTGAAGACTGGACAAAAGAACATGTGAAACAATGGGTGACAGATGAACTTAAGCTGGAGGAGAAACATGGCAATACCCTTTTTCAGCAAGATGTGACAGGCACCATTCTGAAGCTCTTGTCCAAGCAAGACTTTATTGATATGGGGATAACCTATGGCCCAGCTATACAAATTATGCATGCACTAAAAGGGAGAGATGATCCAGGAGAAGGCACTAGCAAAGTTCCTAGTAAAGAACCCAGCACAGAGACTCTTAATGCTAAGCCTTCCATGAAAAACAGAGATGAAGGAAGGATGGAAGAAAATGACCAAGGGAAATCAAAGTCAGCTGACATCTACATACCAACAGAACTTACAAAACCTGAATGCACTGAACAACCAATGCCTGCAATTCAAAAAGCAATGGACAATGTGAATGGCCAGGAAAATGGAAACAACCCACTTCCAACAAGACAAACTTGCCTACCATATCCTTTTGATGACTTCCATAGTGGTCATCGTTACATACAACAACATGTTCTCAGTATTCCTGAGACAGGACCACTCAATCTCATTGAGCCAGCTCATGAGTTTAAACTTTTTACAAATGCAATAGAGAATGCAACTGAAGAGAATTTGAAGATGAAATTTTGCAACGAGGTGTTTCGATTTGCTGCAGCATGCATGAATTCTCGCACCAATGGTACTATCCATTTAGGAGTTCGAGACAAACCTCATGGGGAAATTGCTGGAGTGAAAGTTGAAAATAAAGATGTATATATTTCCTATTTTAATGCAATGATaaagaaatattttgaaaatgttGTAGATGTTGCAAAGGGTTGCATTAGGGAACCTAGGTTTGTGGAAGTTTTACAGCAAAATAACACTGCATCTGAGACATTTGTCATTGAAGTAGATGTGGTTCCAAAACATTCTGTTTGTCAATCTAAATATTTCCCAAGTAAGATGTACAACTATGACACACAAAAAATGGAATCATATTTCTTTATAAGGGATGGAGCTTCTTCTAAAAACCTTCCTGAACATGGTAAAGAACGTAAATTATTTATATCTGAATTGGACAAATTAGCAGCATTACGAAAGGAAGCTGAGGAAGAACAtcgagaaaaaaggaaaaaaagagatggCGAAGGTCACAAGCTGGTGAGCCTACTCACTGGAAATAACGACTTGTTAGATAACTCCCATTATGACTGGTATATTTTAGTTCTAAACAAATGCCATCCATCTGATATACAACATGTGCACTTTTTGCAGGAAATAAACATATTTGCTGTTCTGGAGTTTGATCCTGAGTCAGCAAGCAATGGTGTGGTCAAAGCATTCAGAGAAAACAGAGCTGCAAATCTTCATATTCCAAAGAAATATCAGAAACCTGGGAATTCAGCTTCTGAAACAACTGAAGAGTTGAATCTTTATCAGCAACCAAGTTGGATTTTTTGCAATGGTATGTCACATCTGAGTGGTGAAACATTTCAGCCATTGAACCCTAGCCTGTGGCAGCAACAGAGGGCTGCTGAAGTCCGAAAACTGATTTCATTTCTTTCTCGTCCAGACATAATGCCCAGAGGGAAGTTTTTGGTAGTGTTTCTCTTATTGTCCAAAGTAGAGGATCCAGGTGATCCCATGATTGAAGTATTTTGTACATTTTATCAAGAGCTTCAAGGACTTGATGACATGCTGTGCATTTGTATTGGGGGGAAAACTTACCAGCGCTGGAAAGACCTCTTGCAAGCCAGATTTATTGAACCAGATGCACTAGCAGACAGATGCATATCTAATCTGAGCCTGGAAATGGTGAATGGTACTATCTTAAAATTAAAATCAGTGACACAAACTTCTCAGAGATTTTTACCATCTAAAGGATTTTCCTCTTCAATTCTCTCAAAGAAAGATGAAGACTGCATGACTGCCCTTGAAATACTTTGTGAAAATGAATGCAAAGACACAGAGATTGAGAAGGATAAGGACCgtttttctaaatttaaaaaatcccaagAAGAGAATTTTTATCGAGGTGGGAAAGTGTCTTGGTGGAATTTTTATTTCTCCTCTGAAAACTATAGTTTGTCTTTTATTAAGCGAGACACGTATGAGAAACTTGAAGAGCTGATTGAATCAGAACCTCAGTCCCCAAAACAATCTTCAACAAAAATTATCAACCTGTACCATCACCCAGGCTGTGGTGGCACTACTTTAGCTATGCATATTCTCTGGGAATTGAGAAAGAAATTTAGATGTGCTgttctgaaaaacaaaacacttgATTTTGCAGAGATTGGAACACAACTGACCACTTTAATCACATATGGGACATCAAACCAGTCTGATTATTTGCCTGTTTTGCTACTTGTGGATGATTTTGAAGAACAAGAAAATGTTTACTTGCTGCAGCATGCTATCCAATCCGCTATAACTGAAAAGGGTATTCGGTATGAAAATCCTCTAGTCATCATCTTAAATTGTATGCGATCACAGAATCCTGGAGAAAGTTCAAAGAGCAACAGTCTGAACAGCATTGCTCTGAAGCAAAATCTAAGTGTGAAAGAACAAAGAGCTTTTGAGGAAAAACTAAAAGAAATTGAAGACCAGTATGAGCATCCTGaagatttttattcatttatgatTATGAAAAAAAATTTTGATCAGCAGTACATTGAAAATGTAGTTAAGAACACATTGAAAGGTCTTAATGTTACAAGTAAGCAAGCTCAACTTATTTCTTTTCTGGCACTGTTAAATTCTTATGTTACAGAGTCCACCATCTCAGTCTCACAATGTGAAGAATTTTTAGGAATTAGCACCAAAAAGGCTTACTGGGGTAGAGAAAGCTTAGAAGACAAGATGGGAAATTGTTCCAACATAATAATTCAAACTGAAGTGCAGGAACGTGGCCGCTACAAGGGGGTACGGATCAGTCACTCACTAATTGCTAAACAGTGTCTAGAAGAATTTAAACAAACATACAAATTGACTAAAAGTGAGATTACACTTTTGTTGttacaaaataatttattttatgaCACTGGCATAGGGAGAGACAAAATACAGCAAGATGTGCAAAGCATGCTGCTTACAAGACACCGAAAGGAACATGGAGATGACACAGACACATTGTTTTCCCCATTAATTGAAGCCATTCAGAAAGAAGAACGGGGCACTGAAGTCGAAAGGGTCTTAAGTGAAGGAGCCCAAAGATTTAACCAGAATGTATTTCTTAGTCAAGCCTTAGCACGGCATTTCTACATTAAGGAGAAAAAATTTGACGTAGCACTAGAGTGGGCTATGAAAGCAAGAAAAGGTGCTCCTAATAACTCCTATATATCAGACACTTTGGGCCAAGTTTATAAAAGTGAGATAAAATATCGGCTTGAGGAAAATGCACAAAAATCTATCATAAGTGTTGATGTTCTGAAAGATTTATTGGAACTTGCAAAGAATGCTTCAGGAGCATTTAAAGTATCTCAacaacaaacagaaaacaaagagagtgaaagggaagattttcagagtacaaAATACAAAAGAAGGTACGAAATATATAATACATCTGGTTATCTAGGGGAAATAGAAACTGGGTTGTACACTATAGAAATTCTTGAATGTACTCCTTTGTTCAATAAAAAAGATGAACTTTCTAGAAAGCATCTCATACACTTCTTATCAGGAAACCAAGGTATCCCCAAATCCACATGGAACACGGAAAGTGAAGAATATAGGTTGATACTTGAAGACTATGGAAGTTATTTAGGTACCTTGcaaggaagttttaaaaaagcatttgacTTTTTTGAGAACTACTTTGTCTTTCTAAAACCAAAGAACCCTGAAAAAGAAATTGTTGAGCTCAAAATACGGAAGAAGGttcaagaattttttaaaaaatatgtcgaAATATTTTGCAAGTCTGATTTTGACCTGTTAATGAACTCAAAATTGAGTTCATCTTTGCAAGTGGAAAATTATAGGAAGAGTTTAGAGGGTTCCAAAGCAGACAAGTTTTCTGGGCTTTTGGAACATCTCAGTAATCATGAAAAGGCTATaagcaaactggaggacatagtAAAGAAGTATAACATTTTGCTTGCTCAGAGCTCTACCAAATTTCTGCAGAGGGACAAACAGAATTTTATTTTGGCCAATATTATTCTTCATTGTCTCAATCCAAAATCCAAGATGGTGAGATCTTTTTCAGAGCTGAAAGAACAGCTCAGAACAATCCTACAGTCAGTAGACCTAGAGCATCGATTTGCAGAACCATACTTCTTAGCTTCCTTGTTGTTCTGGCCCGAAAATCAAAAACAGCTAGATAAAGATTCGAAGCAAATGGAAAAATATATCAATTCATTAAGGAAGGCATTTAATAGACAGTACTGGCAAATGTGTCGTTCCAAACAACCTATAGCACTTTTCTATCTTGGGAAAGGCAGCAATTTGAATAAATTTATTCATAAAGGAAAAATTGATCAGTCTTTCAGTACCTGGTCCAACAATGAGTTGAGCGCCCTTTGGCAAAGTGGAGAGATATGGAAAACAAAGAATGCCAAATATCTTTTGCTCCGGCTGACTGGCAAGGCCGAAGATAACATTGTATACGTGGATTATGGTATTGATGAAGATCTGAAAATTCCAGCGCGGCCTGTTTTCTTAGGTCAACTGAAGAGTGGCAGAAGCATCGAAAGAGTGTCTTTTTATTTGGGTTTTTCCATTGGAGGCCTGATAGCCTATGACATAGAAATCATTTAA